In Fusarium oxysporum f. sp. lycopersici 4287 chromosome 12, whole genome shotgun sequence, one DNA window encodes the following:
- a CDS encoding diaminopropionate ammonia-lyase translates to MNGWRFVSSTWSDFDNSIVQNVRNAYMVVVEEALKVILAVENIMHAFVCGGVGSIAAAVFLSFFTRFSRI, encoded by the coding sequence ATGAACGGATGGCGTTTCGTGAGCAGCACTTGGAGCGACTTTGATAACAGCATTGTGCAAAACGTCAGGAATGCTTACATGGTCGTTGTGGAGGAGGCACTTAAGGTGATTCTTGCCGTGGAGAACATCATGCATGCTTTTGTTTGCGGTGGTGTCGGCAGTATCGCAGCGGCCGTATTCCTTAGCTTCTTCACTCGCTTCTCTCGGATCTAA
- a CDS encoding protease, with protein sequence MDTQQNNILPNQWVVMVKPNLTAELMQSEHLSKLDDMTVDPTTPFNVQVSQQFHFRELKGYSAKFDDATKAELEKMPEVLGIEPEQLYRHCQFQPDAPWGLGRISTRARVGNPPYSYTYRDDAAGAGTVAYVIDTGINDQHVEFERRATKGPVFVSDGSASDEDVQGHGTHVAGTIGSRAYGVAKRASIVAVKVFSDVTGFAQTSDIIKALEWVVGDVDSHGIEGRAVVNMSLGGGASEALDGAVASTVRHGVVVCVAAGNSSLPAEVQSPAREPLAITVGATDIMDAFAPFSGFGKMIDIAAPGVDILSCWKGSPTATRTISGTSMGKYFFKA encoded by the exons ATGGATACCCAACAGAACAACATCCTGCCGAATCAGTGGGTCGTCATGGTCAAACCGAACCTGACGGCGGAGTTAATGCAGAGCGAGCATTTGTCGAAGTTGGACGACATGACGGTGGACCCCACTACTCCCTTCAATGTGCAGGTCAGTCAGCAGTTCCACTTTCGCGAGTTGAAAGGCTACTCTGCCAAGTTCGATGACGCCACCAAAGCTGAGTTAGAGAAGATGCCTGAG GTTCTTGGCATTGAGCCAGAGCAGCTCTACCGCCACTGCCAGTTTCAACCTGACGCACCGTGGGGTTTGGGACGGATTTCGACACGCGCCCGAGTTGGCAACCCCCCTTACAGTTACACATACAGGGACGACGCAGCCGGCGCTGGCACTGTGGCGTACGTCATCGACACTGGCATCAACGATCAGCACGTCGAATTTGAGAGACGGGCTACCAAGGGGCCCGTATTCGTGTCCGACGGCAGTGCAAGCGATGAGGACGTGCAGGGCCATGGCACTCATGTCGCGGGCACAATCGGAAGCCGGGCATACGGGGTGGCCAAGAGAGCAAGCATCGTAGCCGTCAAGGTGTTCAGTGATGTAACCGGGTTTGCGCAGACTAGTGACATCATCAAGGCGCTTGAATGGGTCGTCGGCGACGTCGATTCGCACGGAATCGAAGGCCGCGCCGTGGTGAACATGAGTTTGGGAGGCGGAGCCAGTGAAGCTTTGGATGGTGCCGTTGCGTCCACTGTCCGCCATGGGGTGGTGGTTTGTGTTGCTGCCGGAAATTCGTCT CTGCCGGCTGAGGTCCAGTCTCCTGCTCGCGAGCCGCTTGCCATCACTGTCGGTGCAACAGATATCATGGATGCGTTTGCCCCCTTCTCAGGCTTCGGAAAGA TGATCGATATTGCCGCTCCTGGCGTCGATATTCTCTCATGCTGGAAGGGTAGCCCAACAGCAACTAGGACAATCAGTGGCACGTCTATGGGCAAGTACTTCTTTAAAGCCTAG
- a CDS encoding serine/threonine protein kinase (At least one base has a quality score < 10), with the protein MSLYRQLNKCLIPCHEDAEFLPLSEISARVTEDNIKSEVPVRKRCFSNRSLPRTILKQARRIFSILVLIQEAQAIVDLVCRDNISDEDLPLIRQSMSGDDENVLMSAKTGKAFPSFSLWPREARVRDFLNFQWLVQAPVLNALGQHISLDTKCPLPLIDCVMKCKSGPNSVLHKCKIHGAHQSIFKNDPEPYVALKEVNNDEAFEKEKTNLELIQSLKHEHLIKLIATCQKGSICYFIFPWADGGDLRDFWKANDTIPRSQELVVWSLRQILGIVSAINALHGKNTRHGDIKPQNVLHFLKAHDDAVMDSRGRLILADVGVSKIHREITSMRQDPTNCQQSTVTYEAPEAQSDQREGKPRGRRYDMWSLGCMFLEFTVWLVFDYSTVRSFRKSRRTRDDPKDAFGSFFVQTSDNLIQIHSAVIEAIGHLRGHPLCSGDTALADLIQLIQDHLLQVDVQARTEAPELLKMLERIIHRAEQDGNYLYPRFVGNTG; encoded by the exons ATGTCTCTCTACAGGCAGTTAAATAAATGCCTCATCCCTTGTCACGAAGACGCAGAGTTCTTACCACTGAGTGAGATCAGCGCAAGAGTAACTGAGGACAACATCAAGTCGGAAGTCCCTGTTAGGAAGCGATGCTTCTCAAATCGCAGTCTACCACGCACAATATTAAAGCAGGCCAGAAGGATATTTTCAATCCTGGTTCTTATTCAAGAGGCACAAGCTATCGTTGATCTTGTGTGTCGCGATAACATCAGCGATGAAGATCTTCCTCTTATTCGACAATCCATGAGCGGAGACGATGAAAATGTCCTGATGTCCGCCAAGACTGGAAAAGCTTTCCCGTCATTTTCTCTGTGGCCGAGGGAGGCGAGAGTGCGGGACTTTCTAAACTTCCAATGGCTGGTACAAGCGCCTGTCCTCAATGCTCTCGGTCAACATATCTCGCTGGACACGAAATGCCCTCTCCCCCTAATAGACTGTGTCATGAAATGCAAAAGTGGTCCGAACAGCGTGCTACACAAATGCAAGATCCATGGGGCCCATCAATCAATCTTCAAG AATGACCCGGAGCCATATGTTGCTCTCAAAGAGGTCAACAATGACGAGGCGtttgagaaggaaaaaaCAAACCTAGAGCTCATACAGTCTCTTAAGCACGAGCATCTCATCAAACTGATCGCTACCTGTCAGAAGGGATCTATATGCTATTTTATATTTCCTTGGGCTGATGGTGGAGATCTTAGAGACTTTTGGAAGGCTAATGACACAATACCACGCTCCCAAGAATTGGTGGTGTGGTCTCTCCGCCAAATTCTGGGCATCGTGAGTGCGATCAACGCTTTGCACGGCAAAAATACTCGGCACGGAGACATAAAGCCTCAAAACGTTCTTCATTTTCTCAAGGCGcatgatgatgctgtcaTGGACAGTAGAGGAAGACTGATCCTTGCAGATGTTGGAGTTTCCAAGATCCATCGAGAGATCACGAGCATGAGACAAGATCCCACAAACTGCCAACAGTCCACAGTCACGTACGAAGCGCCTGAAGCCCAGTCAGACCAAAGAGAGGGCAAACCGAGAGGTCGTCGATATGACATGTGGTCTCTAGGCTGCATGTTTCTCGAATTTACGGTCTGGCTCGTCTTTGACTACAGCACAGTCAGAAGTTTCAGAAAGTCCAGGCGTACTCGAGATGATCCCAAAGACGCATTTGGAAGCTTTTTCGTCCAGACGTCAGACAACTTAATCCAGATCCACTCTGCAGTCATCGAGGCGATTGGCCATTTACGGGGTCATCCACTTTGCAGTGGCGATACTGCTTTGGCAGATCTCATCCAGCTGATTCAAGACCACTTGTTGCAGGTTGACGTCCAGGCACGCACCGAAGCCCCGGAACTCTTGAAAATGCTAGAGAGGATCATTCACAGAGCTGAACAGGATGGCAATTACTTGTATCCAAGGTTTGTTGGCAACACTGGTTAG